GAATGGGAAAGCGGTTGAATGCTCTGCTGGGAAGAAGCTCCAGCGCCTCGAAGAAGCTAAGGACAGTGGCAAATCTCGCAGTCTCTAGAATCGCAATTCTCAGAAACCTTCATGGCGTGAGATGCAGCCAAGCAAGATCCGATGTGATTCAGCTGCTGCACCAACAACCTCATCAACACCATGCTCTCGTTCGAGTAAGTTGGTCTCACATGCTGAATATTTTATCATCCCACAATCGAGTTGAGTGTGTGTAGTTGATGTgagtttaatttctgttaatAGGTTGAGCAAGTGATCAAGGAGCAAAATTCACTGGATGCACTGGTTATGATAGAGATGTGCTGCCATATATTGAAGGAGAGCACTGAGATTATCACAAACAGCAGGTGTAAAAATAGTGCGatcatagtttttttttttttttctcctttgtTAAACCAGAGGAAGTGTTAACAGGAGGTCTGACTGTGTGATGTAGGGAGTGTCCTGATGAGGTGAAGGAGGCGGTATCGAGCTTGATCTTTGCTGCTTCGAGAACTGGAGAGTTCCCAGAGCTGCAAGAGATTCGCCGCATCTTCACTTCCAAATATGGCAAAGACTTTGCATACAGTGCTGTGGAATTAAGAAATGGCTGCAGAGTTTATCCTAAGGTAAGTTAGTCTGAGAGTTTGAGATGATAATTAAGCAAGTGCATGGTTTTAAGAGGATAATTTCATTGCAGTTGGTAGAGGGATTATCGACAGAGAGAGCGAGCATGGAGACCAGACAAAATCTGCTTAAGCAAATTGCGAAAGAAAATGGGATCACTCTAGAATTGAGCAGAAACATTGATCTGCAAGAAGAGAGTGAAGATTTAAAAGATATTCCCATGAAAGATGATTACCATGAGGTAGCACCAGCAGCTGGAGATGCAATCGACTCAGATGGCGCTGTTGCAGCTGGAGATGCATTCGACTCAGATGATGATGGCTTCAATGCAATGTGCGGATcagatgatgaagaaataatagAAAATCTAAATGTATATAATGTGCAAACCAATGCCGAAATGTCAGAGGACAAAGTTTTTGATGCACAAGTGAATGGAAAAACAATACATGATGATACACCTTAATTATGTCAGAAAATTTTAGTTTGCTAGTTCAAGGCAACACTTGCAGATTGCTATGAGTAAATAGAGcattaacacaatttcatcTCCTATTAGCCTATCAGGTGAATTAGTCTTTTACACCCTTCATAATCCAAAAGAACAACGTATATATCTACGAAGATTAATAACATCAACAATATCGAACAAAAACACagattataataaattaataaaaaacaaggaAATTCTAGCAGTTCAGAAAAATGTATTCTTCTTTCAGTAGATGCATTTAACAAAGTATGTTGAACAACAAATTTTTACCCATAAATATTGCGAAAAGGCGTGCACCTTCATGCTTGTAAACATTGCAATGGAAGTTTTAATAAGAAGGTCAAGACCAAGCCTCGACGTGATACTTGCCAGCCCTTTCCAGTGTCCTAATCCATGTCGATGCAGCTTCTCTTGGAACCCCGGTTTCATTCGAAACAATTTCCTCCAATGCTGACATTACATCAGCAGGCATTTTATTTGCAGATCCAGCAACATAAACAGCAGCGCCCTGACTTAGCAAACTCCATATTTTACTCCTTTGCTCCCTCATTTTGTGTTGTACATACACTTTATGCGGCTGTTCCCTCGAAAAGGCAACATAGAATCCTCCACCTTTCTCTTCAGAAAGCACTCCATTCTTCTGCAAATGTGACAGCCAAAAATCCCTGTACAGGAAATCATCCTTCTCGTTTCTACACCCAAAGAAGAAGACAACAGGAGCAGTTGTAACAGTTTTACTCTGAATTGCACGTTCCTCCACAAACCCATGGAAAGGTGCGCATCCAGTTCCAGGTCCAACAAGAATCAGAGGAAGTGATGGTGGTGGCGGAGGAAGACAGCCTTTGCTAATCCATGCTGGTATAAGGACTCCTGTTAACAGGAAACTGTAAATACATTTTGCTGGACAAGAGGTCCTGGGAGGGGAGGGGTTGCCGTAAAACTAATCTTACTCTGATTGGGATCAAGACCCGCAAGCCATGATGAGCAAAGACCCGTGCGTTTCCTCTTGTAAGGTGTTGTCCATGACACTACGCTTATAGTTAAATGGACCTGATTTGGATGGGCTGAATTAGATGAAGAGATGGAAAAGGCCCTTGTTTTTAGTGGAGGAACCAGCTGTACCAACCATTCAAAGGGCATCTGCACAGAAGGAAAATCCTCCAGCACCTACATCAcggaaacaaaaattaaatttcatttatgatTGCACAATCAGAGACAGTAAGAGAATTTAATTCCTATACTAGGTGCAGCGAATCAACAGCAACTGAGGTATCTAGTAGTACGATAAATCTATAGTCCATACAGAGCAGGACCctaaagaaaatgaagtgtCTATTACACAGATCTCGTGGTATTTTTACATGGAGCATCCTACACCAAAGCAAACTGTTTGCTATAAGATTATGAAAAATCACACACTTTACTTGAAGATCAAACTGTATAGGCCCACATCATTACCAACTTCAATTGATGAGAAGGCCTTTCCCAGTTATATTGCAGTActcttgtaaattttttataataagaaaaatgtgaaGTAAATATTAATGTCCTGTTTGTGAAATACTAAGTAATCAAAGCAAAAAACCATATCATCACCTCAAGGACAGTTCTCCGTTCCTTCTGATTGTACTGGTATAAATCATCTCTTCCTTCAGGTGAGGCGAAATATTGAAGCCTTTCCTTTTCATGCTCAGCAGTGGCAAAGAAACTCATGACCTGGAGTAGCTCGCGATTTAGAAGTGCTAAGCTAAATTAGACATATAATGCTTCAATCTCAATgtagtaattttaattggaCCCTTCAAAAATTCTCAAATAGTTAGCTGAGACATCTTCCGAGTAGATGTCCTTATTGACAATGGATGTTTATCGTTATTACATATATTGTTACAATACCTAGTAGAATAGGGTAAACCATGAGTTCACAGCATCTAGGATTGTAAGGTCTTGTTTGGTATGCAGCATGGCATAATATGTGATATACTGATATGTTTGACTGGGATGTCTAGTATCATGTAATGTATCAATATTATGTTTGGTTACATAAACTATAGTATCTACTACAAAAGTAAATTATggtaggaaaataaaattctaataatttCATCAACTAATTTATGATGGTCGAGTGAAAGTATTGTAgtttaatcaattaataattgataaattaatgatttgtaaaataaagatttgtaTTACTTATCCTACCTGGGAGGTGTTTTACAATATCCGAAAGATCTGCATAATATATCACGAGCAATTGGTTTACAAAGGGTCTTCGTTTTTACGCAAACAAGATATATGCATGTGATGGGTATCTATGAAACCCATGTCATGAGTAGCAAAGGAAACTTTAAGTGCACTATTATTGAGCTACTAGTATGCCTGTGAGCTAGctaaaaaatgtgttaactATATATGCTAGTAACTTCTGTTTTTAACTTTAAAAGTGATAAGTAGTtaaccaaatttattttaagaaaataacaaactttagatataaattatattcttaGAATGAAAGACAATAAACAAGGAACTAAACCAGGCCCCGATAGTACCTCAAAAAAATATCGCCTAGGGGAAGCTGATGCAACATCCATTGCCAACTCAATGAAGGATTTCACCTTCACAGGGGTAGAAGGTTTCTGAAAACCACGGTTCTCATTATCTCTAGCTTGAACCTGAAAGCAAGCAATGAAACAGTTGGGGGATAAATATGTAGGCAAAACAGAAGCATAAGCTGTTTGAATCATATGGGGAAAACTGGGATTAGATATCAAGCAAAACCATAATTCTCACTATCTCTAACCTGAACCTGAAAGCAAGTAAGCACTGAAACAGTTGGGAGGACAAAATAACTAAGcaaaacagaaacaaaagcTGTTACAGGATTATATGGAGAGTTGGAGACAAATTGGGGATTTGATATTGAGCAGAAGAACTGGaatgctaaaaataaaaagtgaagtaGAGAACTACCTACAGTTATGTATGATTCAGGGTTCAAATTACACCGTTGCATAAAGGCATCGAGTGCTTCAGGACTTTGACCTGGAAGAACCTCAAGAATGTCGCCTACATCGTAATTGATAGGCTGCAAAGGAATAAACTATCAGTTAAGTGTTTAGACAGCTAAATAAAGAGGTTCACATCAATTGAGAGCCACTTgatgtatattaatttaatcttaaaaatatatgccTCACTTACACATGAAACAGCTTCAAACTCAAAGTGACGTACATCCTTCCCGCTTTCCACCCGACTTAATTGATAATTCTTGGTCtacattaacaaaaataattgttattgttatgaaATATTTGCAAGCAATAAGCACTTCATACACAGTCAAGTATGATCGAATTGATGTATGGCTGTGAAAACTTTAGGCACtctattaaataattcattctTTCAACTTGGTTATGACTATTATTTGGAGCATATTATGAGTATAAGGAAGACAACATTTAAATctactaaatatttttttttccattttgtttccTCACAGGACACTCTGTGCAATTTAAAGACTAAAGAGACAGCCCTCATCACTAGGGTGGAGATATAGGGTCAAGAAGACAAAAAGGTAAAGATCAAcactaaatatgaaataaaaatgcgCAATGAAGTGGTTCTGTCTGTCGCTTTCTCCATGCTGCTTGGTGAGGCAAAAAAACATAggtaactttttcttttttagggTCAACATGTGATTCACCAATACCCATATTCATAGCCTAGCACCAACCAAAGAAGCTCCAACTATTGGACACCTCATTAAATCAATATTAGAGATGCATAAAACACTGCCTACCAGTTTGAGGAAGCAATCAGGCCTGCTTTTTCCAGAATATTTCGCAGGATTCATTGAGTGGGCTTTCTCAAGTTGCATCTCCAGATAGTTAAAATCTGTAACATAAATTCTTTTATGTTAAAAAGCATCTGAATCCAATGGTTAAAGCTGAAACGCAAATATCCAAGGATATAGAGAAAGCTACATCCAAAAATTTCGGTCAGTCGAGTCTATCTGCTGCATCTTTTAGATACTATAAATACTGTCGAGCTATAGAGAACGAATCGATGTAAATAGCAGTAGATAAGCATATAAGAATTAATGATTGTGTTTAATCAGAAGAGGTCTGAATTCAAGCCAATAGAAGAAACAAATAGTACACTCTGACTCTCCTAGACAACACAAACAACCAATCTGGGGGTGCTTATGCTAGTTGGAGCAGAGTAATATGTATTTTCTGTAATAAATATCATCTCGAAGCATATGGCAAGGCAACAATGTCAGAGAACAACAAACAGAATTGCTTGTCATACAAGGATTACTGCAATCAAAAGTTTAATAAAGTTATTACTAACCATAAAttacaaacaatttttttcaatcttaCAGTTTACATTACCTCACATAAATCAAGTGCATGTTTTTATCAACGTATTTTAACAGTTTAACAGTAATATCATAAGCAAACGCCataacattaaataataaaaaaatgtccaacactaaaacattattttcaaaatagcAAAAGGTTTAACAACCTGCATTGGTTGTCATAGGTGATAGCCCTTCTTCAGTGTCATGATATATAACTTGCACTTTAGGTTGATCCATCAAAGTATCGTCAGGATTTATAGCATTTGGAAGCAACCTAGGATTTCTTTGATACAATATACTCCACAAGGAGGACATCCATGGATCTAGAGCCCCTTCATACCTAacaatgattttataaattcccAATTAGCCTTCCTTGTGGTAATTCATTCTATAGATACGGCAAAATATTGAGAAGgtgaaaacaatcaaacatATAATCTTCAAAAAGGTACACATCAAAAGGACGGGATGAAGAGTATAAGAATCTATGGTACTTGAGCATGTAAGCGTTATGCTCTCTATTTCTAAAACAACTTCCCAATTTTTCACCATATTCACATCATATATGGTTGACCATTCCACATACTATTCCTGACCATCCACCATCCATCTCATTGTAACCAGCTAAGACTGATATCAAGTGCTTGTTAGTTACACCATTGCACAGATGAATCTCTATCTCTTCTCATGGTAAGTTTTTACCTTCTAGCTTTCagattagagaaaaaaaatcaaacatcaCTCTTTTAAAATAGTGCAACTGACATGCAGACTGATAGGCAATTAGGCATACTTAATATGGGTACAAATATTGGTGGTCGACTTCATTGAAGAACTAATTTATCACATTTCCCTCGCCCCGTTTTCAAGGCCAATCACACGGGTGACGGGGCTATGAACTTGTAAAATTTAGGAAATCAAGTGCAAACTGATCTGGAGCCCCCAAAAGAGGAGATATAGACAAACTTCCATGCTAAAGCTCTAGATTTTCTGCCATAGAATAATTTGCCCCACGGCCATTTTCTGATTTCCACATTTCCTTTTAGTATTACTCCTAATATATTTGGCAGCACATATAACAAACTATATCATGATACATAACTCCTCACTTTAGATGATATGCACAATGGTGATAAAGAATAACCATGACCCTATGTCAACCGACCTATGTCTACCAATTAGTACTCTAaagtgagaaatgtgcatagaGGACCAGAAGTGAAGATGGTACCCTGAAGGATGCTGATCATCTCCCAGGCCTCTTTCAATAATCGGTGATGCACCAAGACTTGAAAGCCGTTTGTCCAGTTTCTTTGCTACAAACTGTAACCAGAAGAGTCATGTTGTTAgatgatttaatattatttagcATGTGATATATGCTTAATGAGATTTTAATCAACCAAAACTTGATTAGTAAGATAAATTATCAATCAATCTTATAATAATTACATTATACTTTTGGTAGCTTGAATCGCCCAGTCCAAACACAGCATAATTAACCCCTTTAAGCCAATCTTCTGTCAAATTCTTTTGCAATAAGAATCTCCAAAACCCCTGCAGTTCAGCCAATATATTAGTGTACAATTCGATTGACACCAGAAACATTAGATAACAATGCTTCAATTTAAGCAACCTTCATCGAATCTGGATTTTCCCCCTGACCTGCGGTCGACACCACCAAAATGACGGCTTCCTTGTTCGGCAATTCGCTCTGAATCAAGCAAAAACAACTATCATTATCATACTCAAGTGCATGAGAAAATAAGTCTGCAAATCGTATCAaacttaatttctttttcatttgaaATTTCTAAGTTACGGGATGAAACTCGTCCATGGAGAGGACAGAGATGGAAGGGCAACCACGACGCTCAGCTTCGCGGCCAAACCGCTCAGCAGCATCCATTGCATTTCCTGTCTGTGAAGCATACAATATCAGCAGCTGATTTTCACGCTTCATCTCCGTCAAGCACATCGAGTTTTGGCTGTAATTTCTACCGATAGTCGCTGATCAAAAGGAAAATACATTTTAGTCTAAGAGTTCAGTCTGATACTTCTGTTTCAAATTATCGGGATTGAAATCaggaaattattaaaaactcAAAAGCAAAACTAGTTCATACCTAAAATATGATCTTGCTGCCTTAGTGAATCACACAACCGATTATGAATGTGCTTTTCTAATTTCACTTGGATTTTAACTGTCAAGTATATCAAATAGGGCCAGAACAGACATTAAATCATTTATCCCGCCCCCTCCAATCttgtagaaggaaaataagataaattgaTGAGAGAAAACTACCGTGTTCGGTGTAAACGACGGCGATGGGCTGGTGGTGGCAGTCGAGGGAGATAGGTGAGGGGGGAAGTAGTTTGAGGAGTAAGGACAATGAATTGGGAGAGTGAAGGAAAAGcggaaaatattaaagaacAAATTTATACTATGCGAATATACTAAAGCGACGTCGTATCAAGAGCCCCGCCACAGTGCTCTGCTTCTCTTTTTCCATAAAGCCCTAGAGAAAAACCCTCTTCCCCActccactctctctctacGTGCTATTTTGAAACTTGGATCTAACTTCCATTACAATTGTTCATTCGGCTAGTCTCTAGCTTCCATTAGTGTTATCGGTTTTACATTCGAGGAGTAGAGTGTTAACCATGTCGCTGAAGGTGCTGAATCCTAACGCTGAGGTGCTGAACAAGTCTCATGCGCTGCATATGAACATCAATGCCGCAAAGGGCCTCCAGGATGTGCTCAAATCTAACCTCGGCCCAAAGGGAActattaaaatgtaattaaatgttttgttttgcgCGCTTGTTTGAGTGTTTTATAGTACTTCCCTTGTGGGAGTTTGCTGTTGGTAACTAGCGTTTGATATTTGCAGGCTTGTTGGTGGCGCTGGCGATATCAAGCTCACTAAGGATGGAAACACTCTGTTGAAGGAAATGGTCAGCTTTGTACCCctgtttttgtgtttgtttttatagTATTCACTTTTTTCACTTAACTAGCTAACATACGAGAATGCACATTTCTAGTATTTGTTCTGGCTGGTTATTGATATTCTGTGCGAATCTGCCTTTCTGTGTCATGAATTCGGTGTTGGAAGTGTAGACAATCTGTCTCCCTGGATATTTCTTggtaggaaaaataaaatcttgttgAGATTCTAAGGTATCTAACGTTTGCAGTGGTGTGTAATCTGTATTTTACGGACATCGTGTTTAAGAGCACGTTTTCTCAGCATTGTTGTGTTTTATTCACTCCGTCAACCAGTTTAAATTTGTCTTCAGCTGGAAGTTTTCCGCGCATTAGAAATAGGAGAGAACCTGATGTTATCTATTTATTGGGCAGAGTTTGCAGAATAGACTAGGGTTGCTCCAACAGTCACACAAAAATGATACGAAGTTAAAGAAAAGATCATTATCGctcattttattgaatttcaaatagaaaaaatggcCCGGCTAGGAAACACGTAGGGACCAGATCAAATGCTAGCTGtttaattttttgcattaGGTCTACTTGATTTATTTGCATCttgtgtttatattatttagaTAGGTTCTGAGATTTACTACATGTTCTCGAGCTGGAATTTTTAGCTGCGAGCAGGACTAaaatatattccctccgtccataaaaaatagtcccaTTTGTGGACGGCACGGGTTTTCataagaaatggtaaagtaagaaaggaaaggagaaaaagtaggtaaagtatgAGACAAAAACTTCCCATTTTCAGAAAtgggactattttttgtggacatcccaaaatggcaaaatgagactatttttcgcGGACGGGGggaggagtatatatatagcttTATTCGTAagattacataattttatttttatgacaGCAAATACAAAGCCCTACAGCCATTATGATTGCTCGGACTGCTGTTGCTCAAGATGAAACCAGTGGAGATGGTACCACTTCTACTGTCATCTTTATTGGTGAGCTCATGAAGCAATCAGAGCGGTACATAGACGAAGGTTAGTCagaattacattttttaaaattatcactGGTAAGGTATCAAAAGTGTATTATCACTGTCACGGTGgtttatatataagtatattaaGTACCTCTTTTTAAATTACTCAAGCATGGATTTCAGGCAAATTTCTGTGTGTGTTTACAagtagtttttatttaagatAATATTGGGTGTCACACACTTACACTTATATAGCCGTAAGAAAAAATTGCCTTCTTAtggaaaatgaatttaatagtactccctccatccccaaaAAATAGCCCCTTGGTCCCTTTTCACTGCAATTATACTACAATGATGCCCCACtcccattatccactaacactacttcgactaacttttctttttctctctcatactttaccaattttgcattgaAACATGTGTTGTCCCcctaagtatatatttttaggggacggacGGAGTATTGAAAAAGAGTAATAGCGAATAGGAAGCCTTTGATGGTGGCCGTGGATGCCTTCTGTGACCTGTGCAGtagatgaaaatattaatactttTAGTGGTGAAGTTTTTAATATAGGAATATTCTGGCTCTCAGTATATTCCAGGATCTTTTTTGATCATCTGATTCTGATTTGGCTGGTAGAAAAAATTCCGCAAATCGTATATGTAAAAACTAGTTACAATTTTCATGTTGTGATAATGGCTGCAAATGCTGTaacttaatattatttcaggAATGCATCCACGTGTTCTGGTTGATGGATTTGAAATAGCTAAAAGAGCAACACTCCAGTTTCTCGAAAAGTTTAAGACTCCTGTAGTGATGGGTGCTGAACCTGATAAAGAGATACTGAAGATGGTGGCAAGAACAACACTAAGGACTAAGGTTTTTTCTCAGCCACTCTATTTGTGTGTTATGTACATAACTCGTAAATATTGCACTTAATGTTGCATACACATCTGTTCCTACGCAGTTGTACGAGGCATTGGCAGACCAACTAACTGATATTGTCGTAAATGCTGTAAGTGCTTGAGCTCAgtgttaatttatttcacGTCCTGGTATCAGAGAAAGATGGATGAATAATATTAGCTAAGTtgcaattaatatta
The genomic region above belongs to Salvia hispanica cultivar TCC Black 2014 chromosome 3, UniMelb_Shisp_WGS_1.0, whole genome shotgun sequence and contains:
- the LOC125213369 gene encoding IST1-like protein, with protein sequence MGKRLNALLGRSSSASKKLRTVANLAVSRIAILRNLHGVRCSQARSDVIQLLHQQPHQHHALVRVEQVIKEQNSLDALVMIEMCCHILKESTEIITNSRECPDEVKEAVSSLIFAASRTGEFPELQEIRRIFTSKYGKDFAYSAVELRNGCRVYPKLVEGLSTERASMETRQNLLKQIAKENGITLELSRNIDLQEESEDLKDIPMKDDYHEVAPAAGDAIDSDGAVAAGDAFDSDDDGFNAMCGSDDEEIIENLNVYNVQTNAEMSEDKVFDAQVNGKTIHDDTP
- the LOC125213366 gene encoding NADPH-dependent diflavin oxidoreductase 1 isoform X2 produces the protein MLHRQEMQWMLLSGLAAKLSVVSELPNKEAVILVVSTAGQGENPDSMKGFWRFLLQKNLTEDWLKGVNYAVFGLGDSSYQKYNFVAKKLDKRLSSLGASPIIERGLGDDQHPSGYEGALDPWMSSLWSILYQRNPRLLPNAINPDDTLMDQPKVQVIYHDTEEGLSPMTTNADFNYLEMQLEKAHSMNPAKYSGKSRPDCFLKLTKNYQLSRVESGKDVRHFEFEAVSCPINYDVGDILEVLPGQSPEALDAFMQRCNLNPESYITVQARDNENRGFQKPSTPVKVKSFIELAMDVASASPRRYFFEVMSFFATAEHEKERLQYFASPEGRDDLYQYNQKERRTVLEVLEDFPSVQMPFEWLVQLVPPLKTRAFSISSSNSAHPNQVHLTISVVSWTTPYKRKRTGLCSSWLAGLDPNQRVLIPAWISKGCLPPPPPSLPLILVGPGTGCAPFHGFVEERAIQSKTVTTAPVVFFFGCRNEKDDFLYRDFWLSHLQKNGVLSEEKGGGFYVAFSREQPHKVYVQHKMREQRSKIWSLLSQGAAVYVAGSANKMPADVMSALEEIVSNETGVPREAASTWIRTLERAGKYHVEAWS
- the LOC125213366 gene encoding NADPH-dependent diflavin oxidoreductase 1 isoform X3, translating into MKKKSELPNKEAVILVVSTAGQGENPDSMKGFWRFLLQKNLTEDWLKGVNYAVFGLGDSSYQKYNFVAKKLDKRLSSLGASPIIERGLGDDQHPSGYEGALDPWMSSLWSILYQRNPRLLPNAINPDDTLMDQPKVQVIYHDTEEGLSPMTTNADFNYLEMQLEKAHSMNPAKYSGKSRPDCFLKLTKNYQLSRVESGKDVRHFEFEAVSCPINYDVGDILEVLPGQSPEALDAFMQRCNLNPESYITVQARDNENRGFQKPSTPVKVKSFIELAMDVASASPRRYFFEVMSFFATAEHEKERLQYFASPEGRDDLYQYNQKERRTVLEVLEDFPSVQMPFEWLVQLVPPLKTRAFSISSSNSAHPNQVHLTISVVSWTTPYKRKRTGLCSSWLAGLDPNQRVLIPAWISKGCLPPPPPSLPLILVGPGTGCAPFHGFVEERAIQSKTVTTAPVVFFFGCRNEKDDFLYRDFWLSHLQKNGVLSEEKGGGFYVAFSREQPHKVYVQHKMREQRSKIWSLLSQGAAVYVAGSANKMPADVMSALEEIVSNETGVPREAASTWIRTLERAGKYHVEAWS
- the LOC125213366 gene encoding NADPH-dependent diflavin oxidoreductase 1 isoform X4 encodes the protein MKGFWRFLLQKNLTEDWLKGVNYAVFGLGDSSYQKYNFVAKKLDKRLSSLGASPIIERGLGDDQHPSGYEGALDPWMSSLWSILYQRNPRLLPNAINPDDTLMDQPKVQVIYHDTEEGLSPMTTNADFNYLEMQLEKAHSMNPAKYSGKSRPDCFLKLTKNYQLSRVESGKDVRHFEFEAVSCPINYDVGDILEVLPGQSPEALDAFMQRCNLNPESYITVQARDNENRGFQKPSTPVKVKSFIELAMDVASASPRRYFFEVMSFFATAEHEKERLQYFASPEGRDDLYQYNQKERRTVLEVLEDFPSVQMPFEWLVQLVPPLKTRAFSISSSNSAHPNQVHLTISVVSWTTPYKRKRTGLCSSWLAGLDPNQRVLIPAWISKGCLPPPPPSLPLILVGPGTGCAPFHGFVEERAIQSKTVTTAPVVFFFGCRNEKDDFLYRDFWLSHLQKNGVLSEEKGGGFYVAFSREQPHKVYVQHKMREQRSKIWSLLSQGAAVYVAGSANKMPADVMSALEEIVSNETGVPREAASTWIRTLERAGKYHVEAWS
- the LOC125213366 gene encoding NADPH-dependent diflavin oxidoreductase 1 isoform X6; amino-acid sequence: MSSLWSILYQRNPRLLPNAINPDDTLMDQPKVQVIYHDTEEGLSPMTTNADFNYLEMQLEKAHSMNPAKYSGKSRPDCFLKLTKNYQLSRVESGKDVRHFEFEAVSCPINYDVGDILEVLPGQSPEALDAFMQRCNLNPESYITVQARDNENRGFQKPSTPVKVKSFIELAMDVASASPRRYFFEVMSFFATAEHEKERLQYFASPEGRDDLYQYNQKERRTVLEVLEDFPSVQMPFEWLVQLVPPLKTRAFSISSSNSAHPNQVHLTISVVSWTTPYKRKRTGLCSSWLAGLDPNQRVLIPAWISKGCLPPPPPSLPLILVGPGTGCAPFHGFVEERAIQSKTVTTAPVVFFFGCRNEKDDFLYRDFWLSHLQKNGVLSEEKGGGFYVAFSREQPHKVYVQHKMREQRSKIWSLLSQGAAVYVAGSANKMPADVMSALEEIVSNETGVPREAASTWIRTLERAGKYHVEAWS
- the LOC125213366 gene encoding NADPH-dependent diflavin oxidoreductase 1 isoform X7 → MDVASASPRRYFFEVMSFFATAEHEKERLQYFASPEGRDDLYQYNQKERRTVLEVLEDFPSVQMPFEWLVQLVPPLKTRAFSISSSNSAHPNQVHLTISVVSWTTPYKRKRTGLCSSWLAGLDPNQRVLIPAWISKGCLPPPPPSLPLILVGPGTGCAPFHGFVEERAIQSKTVTTAPVVFFFGCRNEKDDFLYRDFWLSHLQKNGVLSEEKGGGFYVAFSREQPHKVYVQHKMREQRSKIWSLLSQGAAVYVAGSANKMPADVMSALEEIVSNETGVPREAASTWIRTLERAGKYHVEAWS
- the LOC125213366 gene encoding NADPH-dependent diflavin oxidoreductase 1 isoform X1; translation: MCLTEMKRENQLLILYASQTGNAMDAAERFGREAERRGCPSISVLSMDEFHPSELPNKEAVILVVSTAGQGENPDSMKGFWRFLLQKNLTEDWLKGVNYAVFGLGDSSYQKYNFVAKKLDKRLSSLGASPIIERGLGDDQHPSGYEGALDPWMSSLWSILYQRNPRLLPNAINPDDTLMDQPKVQVIYHDTEEGLSPMTTNADFNYLEMQLEKAHSMNPAKYSGKSRPDCFLKLTKNYQLSRVESGKDVRHFEFEAVSCPINYDVGDILEVLPGQSPEALDAFMQRCNLNPESYITVQARDNENRGFQKPSTPVKVKSFIELAMDVASASPRRYFFEVMSFFATAEHEKERLQYFASPEGRDDLYQYNQKERRTVLEVLEDFPSVQMPFEWLVQLVPPLKTRAFSISSSNSAHPNQVHLTISVVSWTTPYKRKRTGLCSSWLAGLDPNQRVLIPAWISKGCLPPPPPSLPLILVGPGTGCAPFHGFVEERAIQSKTVTTAPVVFFFGCRNEKDDFLYRDFWLSHLQKNGVLSEEKGGGFYVAFSREQPHKVYVQHKMREQRSKIWSLLSQGAAVYVAGSANKMPADVMSALEEIVSNETGVPREAASTWIRTLERAGKYHVEAWS
- the LOC125213366 gene encoding NADPH-dependent diflavin oxidoreductase 1 isoform X9 encodes the protein MRTFPWVCGGTCNSEDFWLSHLQKNGVLSEEKGGGFYVAFSREQPHKVYVQHKMREQRSKIWSLLSQGAAVYVAGSANKMPADVMSALEEIVSNETGVPREAASTWIRTLERAGKYHVEAWS
- the LOC125213366 gene encoding NADPH-dependent diflavin oxidoreductase 1 isoform X8; amino-acid sequence: MVHLTISVVSWTTPYKRKRTGLCSSWLAGLDPNQRVLIPAWISKGCLPPPPPSLPLILVGPGTGCAPFHGFVEERAIQSKTVTTAPVVFFFGCRNEKDDFLYRDFWLSHLQKNGVLSEEKGGGFYVAFSREQPHKVYVQHKMREQRSKIWSLLSQGAAVYVAGSANKMPADVMSALEEIVSNETGVPREAASTWIRTLERAGKYHVEAWS
- the LOC125213366 gene encoding NADPH-dependent diflavin oxidoreductase 1 isoform X5; amino-acid sequence: MCLTEMKRENQLLILYASQTGNAMDAAERFGREAERRGCPSISVLSMDEFHPSELPNKEAVILVVSTAGQGENPDSMKGFWRFLLQKNLTEDWLKGVNYAVFGLGDSSYQKYNFVAKKLDKRLSSLGASPIIERGLGDDQHPSGYEGALDPWMSSLWSILYQRNPRLLPNAINPDDTLMDQPKVQVIYHDTEEGLSPMTTNADFNYLEMQLEKAHSMNPAKYSGKSRPDCFLKLTKNYQLSRVESGKDVRHFEFEAVSCPINYDVGDILEVLPGQSPEALDAFMQRCNLNPESYITVQARDNENRGFQKPSTPVKVKSFIELAMDVASASPRRYFFEVMSFFATAEHEKERLQYFASPEGRDDLYQYNQKERRTVLEVLEDFPSVQMPFEWLVQLVPPLKTRAFSISSSNSAHPNQVHLTISVVSWTTPYKRKRTGLCSSWLAGLDPNQRVLIPAWISKGCLPPPPPSLPLILVGPGTGCAPFHGFVEERAIQRIFGCHICRRMECFLKRKVEDSMLPFRGNSRIKCMYNTK